gacggcgagcctcggcctttcgcagaggccgagggacacgaGGCATGGCGTGCCTTGATGCcgtcggagatggacgcggttgagaagaaccgcacttgggagcttgctgatctccctcgtggtcaccgcgcgatcacccttaagtgggtgttcaagctgacGAGGGATGAGGCTGGCATCGTCGTaaagcacaaggctcgcctggtggcacgaggtttcgtgcagcaggagggagtcAACTTCGATgatgccttcgctcccgtggcacggatggagtccgtgcgactcctccttgcgctggctgcccaggagggctggcgtgtACATCACATGGATGTCAATtcggcgtttctcaacggcgacttgaaggaggaggtctacgtgcactAGCCGCCGGGATTcgcgatccccggcaaggagggcAAGGTGCTACGCCTGCGCAAGGCCCTGTATGGCTTGCGGTAGGCACCACGGGCGTGGAATGCCAAGTTGGATTCCACGCTCAAGGGGAcgggcttcgagcaaagcccgcacgaggcggccatccACCGGCGGGGCAATGGAGCAAATGCCCTactggtgggtgtctacgtctACGACTTGGTaatcaccggcaccaaggatgcgTAGGTGGCGTCATTCAAGGCagagatgaaggccaccttccagatgagcgacctggggcctctctctttctacctggggatcgaggtgcaccagggCGACTCCGGGATCACGCTTTGACAGACCGTCTACGCCATGCGCGTCGTTGAGCTAGCTAGGCTCACCAATtgcaacccagctctcactccgatggaggagaggctgaagctgagccgtgacaaCACGGCGGATGAGGTGGACGCCACCCAGTACCGGTGCCTTGTGGGGAGCCTtcgctacctcgcccacacacggccggacttggcTTTCTCTGTCGGTTACGTTAGTtggttcatgcagcgaccgacgacggagcaccagcaggctGTGAAAAGGATCGTCCTCTACAttgcggggactctcgaccacggccttcactacccgaggtgccctggggCGGCACACTTCATCGGGtacagcgaccacgccggcgacatcgacaccagcagGAGCACAAGCGGGattctcttcttcctcggcgagtgcctcgttagctggcagtcggtcaagcagcaggtggtggctcTATCCAGCTGCAAGGCTGAGTACATAGCGGCATCCACCGTTTtgactcaggcgctctggctctctcgactgcttggtgatctCCTCGGCAGAGACACTGAAGCGGTGGAGCTCTGagtggacagcaagtccgctctAGCCCTGGCaaagaaccccgttttccatgaacggagcaagcacatccgggtgaggtaccacttcatccgaggctgcttggaggacgggagcatcaaggcgagctacatcaacaccaaggaccagcttgcggacctgctcaccaagccccttgggaggatcaagttccttgagctctACTCCAGGACCAGGATGGTTCAATCTTCCTACAAGACGACGCGTgagacttagggggagaatgatggataagtctgtgtacttggtctttgtggggctgcaCAAGAGGAGGTGCTCTTGCTGCAGCACGTTGTGCTTTGCtgcccctagaggacagcaAGGACAGCATCTTGACTACCTTTCAGTTGGCATCTAGGACAACAGTTAGGACTAGGACTAGCAGTTGGCATCTTGGACTAGTGtccttagcatctttcttggctGCCCTGCAGCTCCGTGTATAAATGTATCCCCAGCCCCCCTTGGGATGGtatggctttgagtttgtgaatatgagaaaaccagaaaattgccccaagttcactgtcatcctctcagctcaatgagagttaggATTGAGCTgctaacaaattcaatttgtccACTGATTAGTTTTCTGAATGTAAGTGTAATATTTAAGACCCTAGCTTTGACTTTGTTAGTAAGCTATGATCATCCCATTTTTCTGAAACTCCCACGATTCTTCTTAATACCTTAGTGTACCTGTTTGTAAAACTATAGATAGTAGGTACACAAATATCATAAACATGAACTTGAACTGATAAGCTATTTAAGTATTGAATGGAATGCAAGTTTAAAACATGAGCAATATAGCAGACAGGTTGCATTATCAGATATGCACTCTATTCTGACATATTGCCATTCATCATGAATTACCCACTAATTATCCAAACTTATTTGTGCTCCTAGCTAATCATACAATATTACACCGAAATGCAAATCATAAAtttgcatccttcttgcttttTTTCTATGGTGTCCTATTCCCCTTTAAACTGCAAGTGGTTAtccatttgtatttttttatacaCAAAAAGTAAGCAGCCTTAATAATTTATGGCACATGACCAACCACATTTCCATACAGGAAAGAAATCAAAAGGTTTGAATTGGTGCAGAACTGCAGATGACACAAAATGCAAGTTTGTCTCTACTAAATTCAGAGAGAAGGCGGGAAATGCAATGTCATCATGGCAAGGAACACAAAAAGGCAAAGAAGAACTGAGGCCCAAATGAAATCAGTGGTAAAAGAATAAAAATGCTCAACCGAAACTTGGCTCACCTATAGAGCTCACTGGTTTAAGCAATCTCCCACTCTCAGCTAGGTGCTTCTTCTCGTTTTCAAAATCATGTACAACGATCAATATTGTTTGTAATTAAATAAGAATGGTAAGAGTATCTATAAATACTATTCTTCAGCACATGGTGAGATTGAAATCAAAAGGCAAGTGTCGCTGCAGGAAATAAAAACCATTTTTAAATGACATCTAGGAGCTCTGCCATACATGTTATGACTGATATCTAGCAGTAGTGACTAAATTGAATGCAAGCAGTAAAACAACAACTAACATCCAAAAAATGCCACTTAACAGCCACAGCAGCTCGCTATTGGATACATTCATGAGATGCAAAATGGGGTAGCTACATGTTCTAGTTTCCCGGCTAACAAAAGGTTCCAGCTTTGTAACGGGATATCCAGCAGATTCCATCATGATTCCAGCATCTAAAGCAGCCGTTACCCAAAATCTCTTGCAGCTACGCCTTGTCCCTTCGTAATCGCAGTTGAGATATTCAGGTAATTGAGCACTCTCCCAAGTCTAAGCCATTGATTTTCTCAATGCAGTTGAGATATTCAGTGACTCACGGATGAGACAGATGCACGGAGGGGTCGACAGAACTTGTTCTTTTTAGGTAGTAGTAGATAATATACACTATAATAGAGTTGAGCTTTCTTCCTATCAATCAATAAGTCATACATAATCAAAATCAATTTGATTCCTATCAATCAATATGTCTTGAATCATTGAGAGATGAGTATTgttgagaaaaaaaatccttGTATACTTGAATGATAATTAAGTGAGCAAATCATATGATTTTGTACGTAGTAAGATTATTATTTCCTGTCCAAGCTGTCCACTGTATATCAGGCCTTTTATGTCTATCTTTCTGCACAGAGTCCAATGCTATCTGAGTGCATGTCTTTACTTGATGGCAATATGTCTCGAGTGCGGAATCAGTAATGCGGTTTGCCTGCAACCTGTTCCTCCAGTTTCTTTGGACCTGATTAAAGGCACTGTCAAGCTGGGCTGATACTGCACCACTGTAAATATGACCTAGTAATAGATTCAAAATGTGGTACTgttaataaaaattaaaatttctcaCTTGATCAATAAACTCATCGGAAGACATGTCCAGACATTTGGGGTAGCCCTTGGGTCCTGTCACTATCCTTATCATGACGACACCCAAGCTGAATATGTCAAACTTTTCTGAGATTTCACCGCTGTCGATGTATTCTGGTGGCCGGTACCCGAGAACGTATCCAATGCTCCCAGCCTGTCATAGGCTCCCTTGCTCCCGCGTGTTTGGAACCGATGGATGGAGAACGGATGGATGAGATGAAGACGAATAACAAGTGATGTCTATTATGTACCTCAATAAAGTATGGATTGCATTTTAGACCTAACTCTGTTACAGTCTTCTTCCCCAATCTGAGCATATTTCATCCTGTTGTTCTTGTTCATCTCTTCCCCAACTGACCTACCGGCAGCCCCATCAAGCAGCAGCATAGATCGAGTTGAAAACCAAATCGATTTGTTCTCAGCTTGCCGGCTCCAACGTACTGGCGCTGCACCGACGCAACACCGAGCCAGGGCGCCAGGGGTAGATGAACGATTCGGCGATTGGAACTTGGGGCAGCGCGGCAGCGGTCGGCGCCCGCAGGACTGGCAAGGATTACCTGGTTGTTGTCGACGGCGCGAGCTAGGGAGGGAGGAGTGAACCTGCGTGGAGGCCGGGAGGGAGACGCAGCCGAGTGGGGTACACCCGACAGTCGTCGGCCGCCTCGCCGGTGCAGAGCACGGTGGCGCCCTCAGTCATTGGCTTCACGTATTGGTGCAGTGGAGTAAAGCAGCTAACAGCCCAGCGCCCACCGCCATCAGCCCAGCAGCAAGccgagcagcagcaacagggaGCAGGCAGCATTGCAAGGTACCAATTCAGTAATTTGTGACTTTTTTTGGTGGGTTGCACACTGGTAGCTATGTTGGAATGTAGGATTGCATCGAATTTGTAAAGTATTGTGTGAATATGTGCAATTGTATGATTGCATTGCAGAATTGTTGAAATACGAAGAAATATGGAGAAATTGCATCTCTCTTTCAGGTACATTTATGATATTCAAAATAATTGTCTCATTGGACTTGGAACAAATCACCGTAGCTTCAAACAGTAGATAGATACGCCACTGCTTGCAGAATTGCTATTCAATAATTTATTTTAAAGATCTATCTTCCCTAGTTTGGAAATAGTCAAGGCTTGCATATTCCCAAATGACCAAACTGGTGGTTTTACTAGTTCACAAGAAAAAGAACTTGTTATTTGTTGAGCATCCTTTATGTACATTGCTTTGCTACTGTTATCATATTTGAGGTATGCTTGGTCATTAACTCATTATGCATTTTCTAGTGTTCATTCTTTTAACAAGTTATTATCTAATTTCTTGTCAGGAGTCTGCAGTCCCAAGCAGACCAATCTACAATTAGTACCAAGCATACTAACAATCCGTCGGAAATGGAACTCTTCATTGTGAAGCTGTGATCCTATatgaagattcatgttgtttACATTGAGCATCGAACTTTGTACAAGAGGATGCACGGCCTACCCGAGGATGCACAAGATGATAATCAGATAGTTGTGAATATGTGTTCTTGTGAAGATTGGAACCCTTTTAGTTGATGCCTGTAATTCTTATGGAGGTTAATCTGTAGCAGCATATGCGTATGCATTCAATCTGGACAGATGTGTTCTGTCTTGTGTACAAGTTCTCCATAAGTAATTCCATTTGGTTTCTATTTTTCTAATATGGCCCGTGCATGTTCATTCAATTCAATAAATTATTGTGCAACCGTCATCCATTTCTTGCCTATGATTGATGATGAAATTATGAATTGTATCACAGGTTCACAAGAATTTCGTCAAGTCATGTGATTGAATATGCAACAGGGATCAGTGAAGGCATGTAAAAATAGTTGTTGGAATTTAGATCAGGATCTTAGCTTCTACTTCTACAAACTCCTTACTGATGGGAACTACCCTTTGTGCATATGCAACGCAATCAAGCGAATGTCCATGTAATAAGTGTACTGTGTTTTGTCCAATTGCAATGTAATCAAGGAATAATACCCATGTAATGACTGTCTTGTGCTCTGTGCATTTGTGATGTACTAATAAAGGAATACCCATGATTTATAAACTGCAAGTTATTTCAGTGATAAAACCTGTATGTGCATGCATCACTCTATGCTTTGTTACGAGTATTTAACAGATATTCAGTTTGGGTAACTGTATTCATCACTGTATCCATTGCTCCAACAAATAGGTACTATAACAGATACTAACATACTTACTATGTTGACAGTTTGTACTTCTTTCCCATTCTATAATATAAAGAAATCAGTAAGCAAAAATGCCATGCGCCCTCGGTGTTAGGCTCATGTTTGTACGTGAACTTATTCATTTAGAAGATCTGGCAATGCTTGAttatatattaagaagaagaaaacacaTACATGTGCAGAGATGCAAACACAAAAGACCCTCTCTTGCCTGACAAGGAATGGCTAAGCAAGGCCAATGCAAACTGGTGGTATCTGTCATTGAATTGATATATATTATATGGAGGAACCAATTGCAGAGGTACATACTACATAGTATGCTATCTCAAGCCTAACTAAACCCTTAGAGTTCCTTTCTTACTTTTTGGCAGTAAATTGAATGTTATTAGAAATCGATTGCTTGAGAGTTCAATACCAGATTAAGAGAGATGGCAAAATAAACAAGTGTCCCTAGAAGTTTGTTACAAAGGAGTTCAATGTCAATGATGTTGCTCGTTACAGATGGAACAGAGTAGACGAAATTACTTGACCTTCAAATGTTTTCTGTACATAACAATACATAATTCAAATCAAAGTCAACTTGTTTTGTATCCTCGCGTGGTATGAGGTTGAGCATCCACCAACGTTGCAAAACCTAGCAATAATAATATATCTGGGATGGCCGGAtgggagcccccccccccccccgcggtgttggggggggggggtggggaggTTGTGTGGAAGGCGTTGATGTAGAGCAGCCTGAGGCTGGAGCACCGAGAAGCGATATTCGCCATGGCTGCGGCGGGCGGCTGGCGGCTGGCACCATAGTTGCAGTAGGAAGCTGAGGAAGGAAGAGGACTAATTTGTTTTGGGGAACAAAAGCTGAGGGGCATCATGAAAAAGTATGAATGGATGTGGCTGCAAAATGCTCGTTGGCTGCATCGTGTCCCCTAATTCATCATCCAGCGACTAACGTCACAAGGGAGCACGGGAGCACTTAAATGACCTGGAGCACTGGATACGTTCACGCTGGTACCCACTGCATTGCATCATATGCAACCATGCATGTTTTAATGCACACACATTTCGATGGATAAGAAAATACGATATGTTCACTTGAGGCATTCAACTTACAGTGTTCCGTAGGGACTTTGTGTGATCCATGTTAGTTCGTTACCAAAGATCCTGGACAAACCAAAATCTGCAATCTTTGCAACCATGTCCTTATCTAGCAATATGATATCAGGTTTTAGGTCCAAGTGGTAAATTGGTTTTTCCTTCTCCACATGAATATACTTCAGACCATCACAAATCCCCTTAATTATTTTAAACTGTGTGTGCCAGTCAAGTTCACTAAACTCATCTGTGGtacaaaaacaaaatattatTAATCAAATGTAAATATACCCAATATTTTTCAAAGACATACTGAAAATGAAGCAGCAACGTACCAGAAAGATGCTTTTGAAGGCTCCCATTGTGCAAATACTCGAAGCAGAGCGTTGTATATCTCTCATCAGCAGATATCTTACTTCCATCAGGCATGATTAAAGTTATTTCCTTTGTTTCATAACAATAGCCAAGAATCTGTACAATGTTTTCATGCTTGAGTTTCTTGAGGTTATAGAACTCATTTTGGAGCTGCTTATAGCCAAGCTTGCCATCACGAAGCCTCAGTTTCTTCACAGCAACAGCATCACCATTTTCAGTCACTCCCTGCCAAATACATGTTCGTAGAACTCAATACAAGTTGGCCATTTTTTGTTGTATGCTTGTTGGCGACTTTGCACGAACTGCATATTATTTAGAAGCACTGCACAATGTATTGGGCGGACTTATTGAGAATATTTTTGTTTATAAAAACCAAGCATACCCAAATCTTACCTTGTAAACAACTCCAAATGCTCCTTCACCAAGTATCCGCTCCATGGAGAAACCATCTGTGATTTCTTGTAAGAACTGAAATGATACATCATCTAGTTCCATTTCTATGCCCTGTAATATATAATTTCTCTGCCAGTTCAAGTTAAACTAAAGACACTGGGTGAGAGGATTGAATCATACGCTTCCGTTTACAAAAACAAGAGTAAGAGATCAGTGTGCAGCGTGAGGCATTCTCGAGATTCTCAATTAACTTGGGAGGGGGCATGGGACATTGCATTGGAAGCACAGTGCTGCACAACGATGGAGTAGCTAGGTGCATTGAACCTGACTTGGTAGGCTTTTGCACCGCAGTGCCACCCAGATGCACTTGAGACGACCCTTATGTAGACACTCATGTTGAAAAAACATGCAAATAATTAATTCTTAAATGATATATCTAGAACGATAAGGCATGTAGTTATCGCTAGATTgtattttttgtaattttttaaaGATAATGACTCTATTACAGCCAGCCATATTCTGATCCGTTTGCACGGCCGACCACATCCACCGTATGCATCAGACGACTTGGGTGGCCTGACCATGTGCCGCTGACCTAAGGTCCCACGTATCAGGCAGCGATGGAGACGTTCATTTCATCTGCTCACCCCCTCTCTCTAGGTTGCTCTCTCCCCTCCGCCTGGGGGCATCTGCTCGAATCCCCCACCATGGCTGCGTGCATCTGGACTCCGGGGGCGGTGTATTTTCGGAGGGCTTGAAGCTCGAATCTGCCTCCGGTAAGCGTCGCCCCTTTGCTCCCATTTGTTGCATCCATTTCCCCTCCCCAGAGCCATTGATTTCTAGGTTTTTTTTTGGTGAAGGTCAACCGTGAGGGCATTTGGAACACTACTGCAAAAAAGATTTTTTGGGACAGATAGAAACGCATTTTTAGAGGCGGTTGCGGTACCCGCTCCTATTTTTCGCAGCTGAAAATACCATTTTAAGGGCGGGTAATGCGCTTgcccctaaaaataatttttaggaCGGATCATggcatgacccgcccctaaaatcgatatttaggggtgggtgatgcCATGGCCCGCCCCTACATATCCATGTTCAGAATATAAAAAAGGtccacaaaaaataaaaaatagcaaaatataaaaaaaatatcctAGGCAACCGGCCACCACCACTAGCCCTATAGTGTCAAGCTatgatttttttgatgaaatatACACAATTGCATCACCTGGGATTCGAACCACCTACCCTCAAGTCTCGCGCGTACCTTTCCACCACCACACTACACAGTCAATTGTGACCCTATGGGGTatgctattcttttatattaacttaGAAAttaatttgtaggggtgggtggcGCCATCACCCGCCActacaaatatttttctattttatctgaaaatttctttaattatttatatatagcaaaacaaataaaaaagtgaaacttctacactatggttattgtaaactatagaaacaaaaaaatatattccaagtatatttcagtatatataaaggttaagattATGGAAATCTCAAATTATGAtttgagttatatgagatactatatagttatacctattagagaacttataataattttttgaacCATTAAATGAccttaaataaaaaaagttatcaactacaaagttttagatctcgtcattctctataattttgatataaaatttgaCTTCATCCGAGATTATATGAAAAGTTATGAATTAGATATAAAGTTTAACGtcatggcgtcacccgcccctagaaatgctcGGGGCGAGTGACGCCATTAACCGCCTTTGAAAACGGcacatatttttaggggcgggtgaggggtaACCCaccccaaaaaatattttttaggggcgggtcggaTGCTACAATAACCCTATTCCATTTGTAGCAACAGGTAAATTTTTGATCTGCCTCTAAAAAAATTAGGGTgttcctacaaatcatttttgtagtagtagaATCGGGGCCAACAGGAAGCGAAGATCAGATTAGGTGAGTTCATGCCTGCACACCCCCAAATCCCTGCTCCTCCCCCTTCACCCCGCGTGAGTTTTTGTCTTGATTTTTCGGGTGTTTGTGCGTGGAGGTGATTTTTGCAACCCATTAGCAGTTCGGGGTGTGTTCTCGTGATCCTGGTGTGGAGATCAGGTCACTACTACAGCATAGGTCTTTGATCCTGCTCATTTGTCCCGGCCGCCGTTGGGCTCGGGACCAAAGGgctctttagtcccggttccaATGGCTAGCCGGGCAGGCGGGATGTGCAGGGACCTTTTGCCCCGGTTGCAGCCACCAACCTGGACCAAAAAtccctcttttgtcccggttggtggc
The genomic region above belongs to Panicum virgatum strain AP13 chromosome 8N, P.virgatum_v5, whole genome shotgun sequence and contains:
- the LOC120684864 gene encoding cysteine-rich receptor-like protein kinase 11; translated protein: MELDDVSFQFLQEITDGFSMERILGEGAFGVVYKGVTENGDAVAVKKLRLRDGKLGYKQLQNEFYNLKKLKHENIVQILGYCYETKEITLIMPDGSKISADERYTTLCFEYLHNGSLQKHLSDEFSELDWHTQFKIIKGICDGLKYIHVEKEKPIYHLDLKPDIILLDKDMVAKIADFGLSRIFGNELTWITQSPYGTL